The Candidatus Mesenet endosymbiont of Agriotes lineatus region AAAAAAGGCAGCGCAAAGTTGCTATGATTATGCTAAAGGCTTTAATACACCTTTCATTTCCGGTAAAGACAGCATGTTTAATGATTTTAAAGGATATAATAGTAGTGGAGATGAAATTATTATTTCCGCACCTCCTTCGCTGCTAATATCTGCAGTTGGGGTGATAGAAAACATTGAAAATTCAGTATCGCTTGACGTTAAAATACCAGGAGATTTAATCTATGTTTTGGGCACAACTTATAATGAACTAGGTAGATCAGAATATCAGCTATACAGTGGAATTGGTAGCAATAACGTACCAAAAGTTACTGCTCAAAGTGCTAGGCAACTGTACAAAACCTATGGTAGAGCAGTAGAGAAGAAAATAGTTGCTTCAGCTATTGCACCAAACTTAGGAGGATTAATTGTTGCCTTGATTAAATCATTAATTGCTGGGCAGCTAGGAGCGCAAATAGATTTATCTAAAGTAATTTCAAAAGGAATAGAAAATGAAAATATAGCCGATAAAGTGATAATGTTTTCTGAATCACAAAGCCGAATAATTGTAACTATTGCACCTGAAAACAAAAAAGAATTTGAAGAGTTATTTATCGGTATTCCTTGTGTTAATATTGGAGTAATAACTGAAGAAAAATCACTTAATATAAAGGATGTAACAACTATAAATTTAGCTACTTTAGAAGCTAGTTATAAAGAGTTTCACAAACACAATTCTCCACATATTTTTTCATAATGAAACATTTAATTTTAGTAAGCTAACCCCTTCAAATTTTTTAAGCTCACCTACTTCTTTCCTCACTACTTCCTACAGATTCTAATGATGGATTGCTAAGAGAACTAGCTACCTCACTACTAACATAATCTGTTTTATTAAGACCCAGTTTCTTGAGGTCTTGAGGGTTGTTGTAGTCCATATTATAACCCTCTCCCATTTTCATTTTTAGCTTTACAGTTAGTGGCACATCAATACCATAGTTAGAAAATATTTGCTCAAGAACTTGTTGGTTTACTTTATCACTAACTTTATTTTTCAACCTAATACTAAAGTTATTACAACCTATATGTTCTTTTTTAGTATAAGTATAAAGATAGCACACTGGATCTGTTGTTAATATTGGGATAAAATCGGGATTTTTGATCTTGTCTAATATTTTAGTAAAATAACTACTCATGAAATTATTTAAATAATGATTTTCAACATTAGATTTTATCAGCATATTACCTGGAAGTTTAAAAGTATTACTACCCTTTAGAATAACATAAAAAGCAAAACCATTTTTAGTCTCAATATCTCCTATCTCTCCGGTAACCTTAGTATCCATATCAAAATAAATTCCACCTGTAATGTTGATTAGTGGTAGCCTAATTATGTCACTAGCAGCACAAAGTGGGTATGATTTTCCTAGGAACGTATTTTGTTCAAACATCTGCTTATATAAGTCATAAATGCGCTCATCCTGCTTATCAAGCTCCATCTTGTAGACATCAATTTTAAAAAGATTTTTTGTATTACTGTTCCTTTCTAATGCTACTTTTGTTTTAATGTCATCAATACTGATGCTTTCCATGCTATCAATATTTTTTCTATTATTTTCTGGTAAATGTTCTCTACTGTAAACTAGAATAATATCTCGAGATTTGTTTGTCTCTGCAGTTCTTTGTAAGTTACCAAAATATTTTGGTGGAACATCACTGCCAAACCAGATGAAATAGATTGGTAAATTTTTTGAAACAACGTTATCATTATTTTTAAGCATGGGTTATACTATAATTAGTATATTGACTAATATCAAGATAAAATAATTGCTACTATGGATAAGAATGTTAAAAATATCTGGCATTCCCGAAACTTTTGTCATTAACCATAAGGGAAATATTATTGTCACTGGTGATGTAACAGTAAAAGTCTGGGAAGCTAGCAACTGCTTTTAATTACACAAAACACCCGGATAAAAAGAATGATAAAAATGTTAAAAAAAAGAATTGTTCACATCATAAAAAATGTTTAGTTAAGAAAAAAGAATGATAAAAAAATTATCAATAGAGAAAAATTATAAAAAGATGTTATAAAATAGAGTTTATTTTAAGATTAGATTTCTGATACATGTTTTGAACTTTCTTCGACCTTTTATTGTTTTTAGTGCCAATCTGGAGAGAAAGCACATGAACAACATCAGAGAGAGGAGCGTTTTTAGCCCTTTTCACGGATTCCCACCATGAAAGGACTACCAATTGATAATTGGAAGCGCTATGGTTATATGTTTTAAGGCATATAACTATAAGGATATCAACCCTTACTCTAGGCAAAAGAGCCTAAAATAGCTAAAACTATTCAGTAGGTCGCCGAAGATCCTATTCAATATATTCAGATCTTCTTTTCCTATACATCTGCCACTTTAAAGGCCGCCTCTACAGCCTCAATCTCTCCAGATTGGCATTCTCTTTATATCATATATATTCACAACCACGGAAGCAGAATTTTTGCAGATTTTTTAGACCGATAAAATTTGAAATCTCTATGAAAGTTAATCGATTCAATTGCTGGAACTGGTCATAATAATATTATAGCAGGAGGATACAGAGAAGAAGTAAAAGTGGCTCCAGGGGGTTAATAGCACTAAATCAGGAAGGCATGTTTATTGATACTATGAGACACAAATATAATATTCAAAAGCTCTTGGGCACAGATGACACAATTAAGATCAACTTAAAAGGTGATATAAAGTTGAACCAAGAATTTGCAGAGTTAGGAGGTACTGTTAATTTTAGTGATCAAAATTACAGATGGATAGGCTTGGGATTGAATGAATATGAGTTGAGCCAATATAAAGTTAAAGTAACTGATGATTGTGGATGCAAGCCAGATGCAGAAGCTTTTAAGGAACATAGAAAGGACATAATTGTTAAATCAGCACAATCAGAACAAAAGGTTGGCAGTATAAATTTAGCATCTTGGTTCTTTAAAGGTAATAAACTATATTATAATTTGCGTGGTGATGGTAAAGGGTCTCTTTCGGTAGAGGAAGATAATATTTACTTAAAACTGTGATGAACAAAAGCCGTACTATAAATTAGCGCTTTGTGATAAAAACGGTAACATAGCAAAAGAAGCTCAGAAAAGTGAAGATATTATAAGTAAATGTAATATAATTAGTGAATAAAAATGACTTCCTTTAATAGAATCTGAATGATAACCTGTTAGAATGGAGCTTGAAGTTCACTCATTCTGCTCTTCGGTGTATAATCAAAGTTAAAATATATCCCTCTTTCACCTATTGGTTTATTCCATGTTCCAACTTTATTTAGCTCTAGTAGTGCAGCTTTTGGATATGTAAGTAGCATTATAAGTTGCATCATATCCAGACGAAAACCCCATGCGATTATCCGTGTTTGGTAATTTAAAATACTCAGTCATCTTCATATTTTCACCTTCATCATCTACGGAAAGCATACTGGTATTAAATTCAAAATCATTCCACTGTTAAAATTTATTGCTCTGATGTTTGGTGCTAACTTTTCTAGGCCTTGCATTTGTTTATTCTGCTTTTCATTTAAAGTATTACCTAAGTAATATAGGCATATGAGCAGATCTGGTTCCATGTCTACAAGACGCTGACGATGGGGAAAAGTTTCGGTGTTTGGTAAATTCCTGGTTCTGCTTCCTTATTTAAACGATCAGGAGAGAACAATCCATTGCATAAGTATTGATGCATTAGCACCAATGGTGGCTTTAGTTGACATATTATATAATTTAGTTAATAGCAAATTTTAATATTTAATTTGATAAAAAGTGTTGAAAATATATAATAACCCTCTGCTTTTATATGAATTTCGCTAGTTCTAGAATAGATTTGTTAATTAGTATAGTAATACTTTATTACATTTTAGTAATAACTAAACTGATTAAAGTTATTATTAAAATAATTATTTATTTAATCTATCAATGGGAGATTGATATGAGTGGTGTAAATTATGATATATATACAGAACAAACGTTAAAGTTGTATGGGATTTTAGCAGATCTACCACAATATGAAAAGGAATATGCTTTGCAATTCTTAAAAGAGACAGCACAAACTCCTGAAATTATGGACATTACGGGAGCTACTAAAGATCAATCATCACGTTATGTAAATTCTGGAATAGAAAGATTAACATCTAATGATGTAAATAAAGATGATATATCAAATATTGCATTTAAGTCTGCTGATTTTGTGAATAGTTTAGAAATTCAAGATAAGATTAGTAGAAACAAGGGTGGATTAAGTAGTCTTGTAAATAAATTTAAAACTCTTAGCACCAAAAATAAGTTGCTACTTGGAGGTGGAATTTTAGCTGCAGCTCTTGTTACACCATTGCTCCCAGTAGTAGCCTTAGTTGTGCTTACAGTTGCAGTGCTAGGTCTTGGTGGGATGGCGATTGAAAAAGGCACAATAAAGGCAGGTAAAGCAGTAGCACATGGTGCGCAAATTGTAGATAACGCGACAGCACATGAAGTATAGATTGCAGGTAATGCTATAAAGAGTGGTACAGAGATTACTAAAAGGAGAATGTCTGATGCTGCAGAAATTATGGGTAATAAAGGTGAAGATGCTGCTAAGAGAATAAAGCGCAGCTTGAAAGACGCGATTGATCATGTGCCATCTCGGACCTCTAACATAGAAGACTTTTTGAAAAACGCAAGTAGATCTAGTCGTGAATTTAGTAGTTTATCGAGTAAAAGTGAAAGTCAAGTGTACTTCATCGAAAAATACTTGCTTCAAGATGGTACAATTAGTGATAAAAAAGTTCAAGCATTAGAGAACGTACTGAATAATGAAGTAAATGAATCTGAAGTACAGAATTTCTGTCGATTAATAGAAAAGGGTAAAAGTACACACCGTAATGATTACAAAGAGTTTAAAAATCAATTAGACGGACTTACATCTCTTATGAAGGATGATGAACTTCAGAATGCGTTCACAAGTGAGCTTGCCAAGGTAGGTGAACAAGAAAGAAAAAGTGAATTAAAAGAAGAAAAAGCGCAAAAGCAGCCATCATTATCTTTTGTATCTCATATAAAAGGTGAGAGTATTAAGGTAGATAGTATAGCAACACAGCAACAGGTTGCTAGATAAATCTTTATCTTCTAATATGGTCCATAACAATCTCGCTAGATTGTTATGGACTTTAAATTGATAAAAAAAGATAAAATTATACAATACCTTTTTGTTATATAAGCTGAGTTTGCTTTTAGGTATTGATTTATGGAATATAACTTCAAAAGCGTTGAGAAGTTTTTTCAAGAGAAGTGGGATTTCTCAATTAGAATGGATAGCAATAAAAAAAAATGCTATGTGCTTGAGATGTTTCCTTATCCTTCAGGCAATATACACATGGGGCATCTACGCAATTATGCCATAGGTGATGTAATTAGCCGTTATAAAAGGGCATGTGGCTTTAACGTTTTTCATCCAATTGGTTGGGATGCATTTGGCCTCCCAGCTGAGAATGCTGCACGTGATAACAAGATAAACCCTGCGGTATGGACGCAAAATAACATAAGTAATATGAAGAAGCAGCTAAAGTCGATAGGGCTTTCTTATAATTGGGAACATGAGCTTTCCACCTGTGATCATGAGTATTATAAACATGAACAGAAGTTTTTTTTGAGCTTTCTTAAAACTGGTTTGGCTTATCGCAAGGAGGCATGGGTTAATTGGGATCCTATAGATCAGACAGTTTTAGCCAATGAGCAGGTGGTAAATGGAAAAGGATGGAGGTCCGGTGCAATAGTTGAAAAACGTAAATTATCTCAGTGGTTTTTAAAAATTACCGATTTTGCTGATGATTTACTTGAATGCATCGAAACTTTAAAAGGTTGGCCTGAAAAGGTAAAATTAATGCAACAGCAATGGATAGGGCGTTCAGAAGGTTTTATAATTAGTTTTGATATTGTGGGCTCAGACAAAAAGCTAGAGGTGTTTACAACCTCTCCTCACAGTCTATTTGGTGCTTCATTTTGTGCAGTTGCCCCGCAACATCCAATGCTACAAAATATTACAAATACTGAGGTGCTTAAGTATATTCAAGATTGTGGTGAATCTTCAGAAAAAACAGAGAAAACAGGAGTATATACTGGAATTGATGTAAAACACCCATTTTTAGATGAGGTATTACCTATTTACGTTGCTAATTTCGTTTTAATGGAATGTGGCACAGGAGCGATTTTTGGTTGCCCTGCACATGATCAGCGTGATCTAGACTTTGCTCGTAAATATAACCTAAAAGTTACTGCTGTTATACGCCCAAATAATGCAGAAGCAATTGAAATAAAAGATAAGGCATATATAGAAGACGGAATTATGTTTAATTCTGATTTTTTAAACGATTTATCGGCAGAAGAGGCAAAACAAAAAATCGTTGCAAAACTTGAAAGCAAATGCAGAAAAGAAACTAATTATCGTTTGCATGATTGGGGAATATCAAGACAACGTTATTGGGGGTGCCCTATACCTATTATCTATTGTAAAGCTTGTGGCACCGTGCCAGTATCTGAGAAAGAATTGCCTATTACTTTGCCAACTGATGTTGATTTTACAAGTGGCAATCCTCTAAAGAGCCATTCAACTTGGAAATATACAAATTGTCCTAAATGTGGCAATAATGCAGAACGGGAAACAGATACACTCGATACTTTTTTTGAGTCATCTTGGTATTTTGCTGCGTTTTGCAGTAAAGATAAAGGGATTAATAAAGATGCATGTGATTACTTTCTACCAGTTGATTACTATATTGGCGGCATTGAGCATGCAATTTTACACTTGCTTTATTCACGATTTTTTTGTCGTGCACTGAGCAGATGTAGCTACCTAGATATCAAGGAGCCATTTTCAACTCTGATCACACAAGGAATGGTATGTCATGTTACCTATAAAGATGAAAAAGGTAATTGGCT contains the following coding sequences:
- a CDS encoding glycosyltransferase, giving the protein MLKNNDNVVSKNLPIYFIWFGSDVPPKYFGNLQRTAETNKSRDIILVYSREHLPENNRKNIDSMESISIDDIKTKVALERNSNTKNLFKIDVYKMELDKQDERIYDLYKQMFEQNTFLGKSYPLCAASDIIRLPLINITGGIYFDMDTKVTGEIGDIETKNGFAFYVILKGSNTFKLPGNMLIKSNVENHYLNNFMSSYFTKILDKIKNPDFIPILTTDPVCYLYTYTKKEHIGCNNFSIRLKNKVSDKVNQQVLEQIFSNYGIDVPLTVKLKMKMGEGYNMDYNNPQDLKKLGLNKTDYVSSEVASSLSNPSLESVGSSEERSR
- the leuS gene encoding leucine--tRNA ligase, whose translation is MEYNFKSVEKFFQEKWDFSIRMDSNKKKCYVLEMFPYPSGNIHMGHLRNYAIGDVISRYKRACGFNVFHPIGWDAFGLPAENAARDNKINPAVWTQNNISNMKKQLKSIGLSYNWEHELSTCDHEYYKHEQKFFLSFLKTGLAYRKEAWVNWDPIDQTVLANEQVVNGKGWRSGAIVEKRKLSQWFLKITDFADDLLECIETLKGWPEKVKLMQQQWIGRSEGFIISFDIVGSDKKLEVFTTSPHSLFGASFCAVAPQHPMLQNITNTEVLKYIQDCGESSEKTEKTGVYTGIDVKHPFLDEVLPIYVANFVLMECGTGAIFGCPAHDQRDLDFARKYNLKVTAVIRPNNAEAIEIKDKAYIEDGIMFNSDFLNDLSAEEAKQKIVAKLESKCRKETNYRLHDWGISRQRYWGCPIPIIYCKACGTVPVSEKELPITLPTDVDFTSGNPLKSHSTWKYTNCPKCGNNAERETDTLDTFFESSWYFAAFCSKDKGINKDACDYFLPVDYYIGGIEHAILHLLYSRFFCRALSRCSYLDIKEPFSTLITQGMVCHVTYKDEKGNWLFPQEAKELTKKGEKIEIGKLEKMSKSKKNIVDPSYIIDKYGADTARLFVLSDTPPEKDMRWSDEGMEGNFRYINKLWRMVMQLKPINIKCNNNGVQLKYRKELHKLLNGLTSDLENCQLNCAVAKFREMTNLIASIEPNSGKHVIDEGICILIRVIEPFIPHLAEKLWQEIDGEGMLCDQSWPLADNSLLAQEMVTIAVQVNGKLRTTVDVESNLDAQELKKLAVCAVAQKVDVGKISKIYVVPGRIVNIVM